From Pungitius pungitius chromosome 9, fPunPun2.1, whole genome shotgun sequence, one genomic window encodes:
- the LOC119217395 gene encoding spectrin beta chain, non-erythrocytic 1-like isoform X1 — MTTVAADLDHLELQQQYSSNDTVNNRWDEEWDNENSSARLFERSRIKALADEREAVQKKTFTKWVNSHLSRVSCRITDLYMDLRDGRMLIKLLEVLSGERLPKPTKGRMRIHCLENVDKALQFLKEQRVHLENMGCHDIVDGNHRLTLGLIWTIILRFQIQDISVETEDNKEKRSAKDALLLWCQMKTAGYSNVNIRNFSTSWRDGMAFNALIHKHRPDLIDFDKLKKSNAHYNLQNAFNLAEQHLGVTQLLDPEDISVDHPDEKSVITYVVTYYHYFSKMKALKVEGKRIGKVLDNAIETEKMVEKYESLASDLLEWIEQTIIILNNRKFANSLVGVQQQLQAFNTYRTVEKPPKFTEKGNLEVLLFTIQSKMRANNQKVYMPREGKLISDINKAWERLEKAEHERELALRMELIRQEKLEQLARRFDRKAAMRETWLSENQRLVSQDNFGFDLQAVDAATKKHEAIETDIAAYEERVQAVVSVAKELEAELYHDIKRITARKDNVIRLWEYLLELLKARRQRLEMNLGLQRVFQEMLYIMDWMDEMKMLLLSQDYGKHLLGVEDLLQKHALVEADIAIQADRVKAVGTNATKFSVNNDGYKPCNPQVIQDRVSHLEFCYQELTQLAAERRVHLEESRRLWKFFWEMAEEEGWIREKEQILSSVEHSKDLTGALRLLSQQRALEDEMSGRAGHLKHTIVEGRAMVQSDHFAATKIQERMDDLQAQWAALEQLAAARRKRLEEALALHQFQVDADDVDAWTLDALRIVSSGETGHDEFSTQALFRKHKDASAEVASYRPVIDSLHEQAALLPQEEAESEEVRRRLAGIEERHKEVTELTKLRKQALHDALARYKMFSEANACEVWIEEKEQWLNSLEIPEKLEDLEVVQHRFESLEPEMNNQASRVAVVNQIARQLVHNGHPSEKDIRTQQDKLNNRWSQFRNLVDQKKESLNSALGVQNYHLDCNETKSWIKEKTKVIESTQELGNDLTGVMALQRKLSGMERDLTAIEDKLRHLQGEAERLAEEHPDQAKAITGRLAEITSVWEEMKNTLKNREESLGEARKLQQFLRELDDFQTWLSRTQTAIASEDMPNTLAEAEKLMAQHEGIKNEIRNYEEDYQKMRDMGDTVTQGQTDAQHMFLRQRLQALDTGWNELHKMWENRQNLLAQSHAYQLFLRDTKQAEAFLNNQEYVLAHTEMPTTLEGAEAAIKKQEDFMTTMDANEDKINGVVEAGRRLASDGNINSERIQERVGSVDDRHKKNREAATELLMRLKDNRDLQKFLQDCQELSLWINEKMLTAQDMTYDEARNLHSKWLKHQAFMAELQSNKEWLDKIQKDGMLLVSEKPETEVVVKEKMAGLHAMWEELESTTQTKAQCLFDANKAELFTQSCADLDKWMGGLEGQIQSDDYGKDLTSVNILLKKQQMLEKQVEVRQKEVVELQTQVKALGQEVKDTDEVNSRRQLVEMKFQELLEPLRCRKNFLVESREIHQFNRDVEDEILWVQERMSMVTSSDHGHNLQTVQLLIKKNQTLQKEIQGHQPRIDDILERSRGLLKDVVRQRLEDLQELWRRLMEEAELRHGRLEEAHKAQQYYFDAAEAEAWMSEQELYMMSEEKAKDEMSAVTMQKKHQIVEQAAEDYAETVHQLSKTSRGLVTDGHPESERIGMRQSQVDKLYAGLKDLSEERRGKLDERLRLFQLNREVDDLEQWIAEREVVAGSHELGQDYEHVTMLQERFREFARDTGNIGQERVDAVNRLADELINAGHGDAATVAEWKDGLNEAWADLLELIDTRTQILAASFELHKFYHDAKEILGRILDKQKKLPEEVGRDQNTVETLQRMHTTFEHDIQALGTQVRQLQDDAVRLQSAYAGDKADDIQRRESEVLESWRSLLEACDGRRLRLLDTGDKFRFFSMVRDLMLWMEDVIRGIEAQENPRDVSSVELLMNNHQGIKAEIDARNDSFTACIELGKSLLARKHYASGEIKEKLLQLTDKRKEMIDKWEDRWEWLRLILEVHQFSRDAGVAEAWLLGQEPYLSGREMGQSVDDVEKLIKRHEAFEKSAATWEERFSALERLTTLELLEVRRLQEEEERMRRPPSPEPVVVLEEEPQQHSGLITQNGLPSDQDSPRDGGEKGDLVNGVCQRSSKEPSPGASPTSSRKSKTSQSSTLPPKGQDPPPQLEGLLHRKHEWEAPNKKASNRSWHHVFCVLTNHELGFYKDSKAATQGAHYHNQAPVSLREAACDVASEYKKKKHVFKLRVTDGNEFLFQAKDEEEMSTWIQAILNAGADRPDPAGSGPGTPASGRSQTLPLGGDSSPGKREKDKEKEKEKRFSLFSKKKQ, encoded by the exons aTGACGACGGTCGCTGCCGACTTGGATCacctggagctgcagcagcagtacAGCAGCAACGACACGGTCAACAACCGCTGGGACGAGGAGTGGGACAACGAGAACAGCTCGGCCCGCCTCTTTGAGCGCTCCCGCATCAAAGCGCTGGCAG atgagcGGGAGGCGGTGCAGAAGAAGACCTTCACCAAATGGGTAAACTCTCACTTGTCCAGAGTCTCCTGCAGGATCACAGACCTCTACATGGACCTGAGAGACGGACGAATGCTGATcaaactgctggaggtcctgtCAGGGGAGAGGCTG CCAAAGCCCACCAAAGGCCGGATGCGTATTCACTGTCTGGAGAACGTGGACAAAGCTCTTCAGTTCCTGAAGGAGCAGCGGGTTCACCTGGAGAACATGGGTTGTCACGACATTGTGGACGGGAACCATCGGCTGACTCTGGGCCTCATCTGGACCATCATCCTCCGCTTCCAG ATTCAGGACATCAGTGTGGAGACCGAAGACAACAAAGAGAAGAGATCTGCTAAAGACGCTCTGCTGCTTTGGTGTCAGATGAAGACGGCCGG ATATTCCAACGTGAACATCCGCAACTTCAGCACCAGCTGGAGGGACGGCATGGCCTTCAATGCTCTCATCCACAAACACAG ACCAGATCTGATTGATTTTGACAAACTGAAGAAATCCAACGCTCACTACAACCTGCAGAACGCTTTCAACCTGGCAGAGCAGCACCTGGGCGTCACGCAGCTGCTGGACCCAGAGG ATATCAGCGTGGACCATCCTGATGAGAAGTCTGTCATCACCTATGTGGTGACGTATTACCACTACTTTTCCAAGATGAAAGCTCTGAAGGTGGAAGGCAAACGCATCGGAAAG GTGTTGGATAACGCCATCGAGACGGAGAAGATGGTCGAAAAGTACGAGTCTCTGGCCTCAGACCTGCTGGAGTGGATCGAACAGACCATCATCATCCTCAACAACAGGAAGTTCGCCAACTCTCTCGTtggtgtccagcagcagcttcaggccTTCAACACCTACCGAACTGTGGAGAAACCCCCAAA GTTCACAGAGAAGGGGAACCTGGAGGTTCTTCTGTTCACCATCCAGAGTAAGATGAGAGCCAACAACCAGAAGGTCTACATGCCCCGAGAGGGAAAACTCATCTCCGATATCAACAAG GCCTGGGAGCGGCTGGAGAAGGCGGAGCACGAGAGGGAGCTGGCTCTGAGGATGGAGCTGATTCGTCAGGAGAAACTGGAGCAACTTGCCAGGCGCTTCGACCGCAAGGCGGCCATGAGGGAGACTTGGCTGAGCGAGAACCAGCGCCTGGTGTCGCAG GACAACTTTGGTTTTGACCTCCAGGCCGTCGACGCGGCCACCAAGAAGCACGAGGCCATCGAGACGGACATTGCGGCGTACGAGGAGCGCGTCCAGGCTGTGGTCTCTGTGGcgaaggagctggaggcggagctctACCACGACATCAAACGCATCACAGCCAGGAAGGACAACGTGATCCGGCTGTGGGAGtacctgctggagctgctgaaggcCCGCAGACAGAGACTGGAGATGAACCTGGGCCTGCAGAGAGTCTTCCAGGAGATGCTCTACATCATGGACTGGATGGATGAGATGAAG ATGTTGCTGCTGTCTCAGGATTATGGCAAGCATCTGTTAGGCGTTGAAGACCTGCTGCAGAAACACGCCCTGGTGGAGGCTGACATCGCCATCCAGGCTGACCGGGTGAAGGCCGTCGGCACCAATGCCACCAAGTTCTCAGTCAACAATGACG GCTACAAGCCCTGCAACCCTCAGGTCATCCAGGACCGGGTCTCCCACCTGGAGTTCTGCTACCAGGAACTGACCCAGCTGGCCGCTGAGCGCCGCGTCCACCTGGAGGAGTCCCGCCGCCTGTGGAAGTTCTTCTGGGAGATGGCCGAAGAGGAAGGCTGGATCCGTGAGAAGGAGCAGATCCTGTCCTCTGTGGAGCACAGCAAGGACCTGACGGGGGCGCTGCGCCTCCTTAGCCAGCAGCGCGCTCTGGAGGATGAGATGAGTGGTCGCGCCGGCCACCTCAAGCACACCATTGTGGAGGGCCGGGCTATGGTGCAGAGCGACCACTTCGCTGCCACCAAGATCCAGGAGCGCATGGATGACCTGCAGGCCCAGTGGGCGGCGCTGGAGCAGCtggcggcggcgaggaggaaaAGGCTGGAGGAGGCGCTGGCTCTGCACCAGTTCCAGGTCGATGCGGATGATGTCGACGCCTGGACACTGGACGCCCTGCGAATCGTCTCCAGCGGAGAGACGGGCCACGACGAATTCTCCACCCAGGCCCTCTTCAGGAAGCACAAGGACGCCTCGGCGGAGGTGGCCAGCTACCGGCCGGTCATCGACTCCCTCCACGAGCAGGCCGCCCTGCTGCCTCAGGAGGAGGCTGAGTCGGAGGAGGTGCGGCGACGTCTGGCCGGCATTGAGGAGCGCCACAAGGAGGTGACCGAACTGACGAAGCTGAGGAAGCAGGCCCTGCACGACGCTCTGGCACGCTACAAGATGTTCAGCGAGGCCAACGCCTGTGAGGTTTGGatcgaggagaaggagcagtggCTGAACAGCCTGGAGATCCCCGAGAaactggaggacctggaggtcGTACAGCACAG GTTCGAGAGTCTGGAGCCGGAGATGAACAACCAGGCGTCCCGTGTGGCCGTGGTGAACCAGATTGCTCGGCAGCTGGTGCACAATGGCCACCCGAGTGAAAAGGACATCAGGACGCAGCAGGACAAACTCAACAACCG CTGGAGCCAGTTCAGAAACCTGGTCGACCAGAAGAAAGAGTCCCTGAACTCTGCTCTGGGCGTGCAGAACTACCACCTGGACTGCAACGAGACAAAATCCTGGATCAAGGAGAAGACCAAAGTCATCGAGTCCACTCAGGAGCTGGGCAACGACCTCACCGGGGTCATGGCCCTGCAGCGCAAACTGAGCGGCATGGAGCGCGACCTTACCGCCATCGAGGACAAACTGCGCCACCTGCAGGGCGAGGCCGAGCGGCTGGCCGAGGAGCACCCCGACCAGGCCAAGGCCATCACGGGCCGTCTGGCCGAGATCACCTCCGTCTGGGAGGAAATGAAGAACACCCTGAAGAACCGAGAGGAGTCTCTGGGCGAGGCCCGGAAGCTGCAGCAGTTCCTGCGCGAGCTGGACGACTTCCAGACCTGGCTGTCCCGCACGCAGACGGCCATCGCCTCCGAGGACATGCCCAACACTCTGGCGGAGGCCGAGAAGCTGATGGCCCAGCACGAAGGCATCAAGAACGAGATCCGGAACTACGAAGAGGACTACCAGAAGATGCGGGACATGGGGGACACGGTGACGCAGGGCCAGACAGACGCTCAGCACATGTTCCTTCGACAGAGGCTGCAGGCACTCGACACCGGCTGGAACGAACTGCACAAGATGTGGGAGAACCGGCAGAACCTGCTGGCCCAGTCTCATGCCTATCAGCTGTTCCTCAGGGACACCAAGCAGGCCGAGGCCTTCCTCAACAACCAG GAGTACGTCCTGGCTCACACCGAGATGCCCACCACCCTGGAAGGCGCAGAGGCCGCCATCAAGAAGCAGGAGGACTTCATGACCACCATGGACGCCAACGAGGACAAGATCAACGGCGTGGTGGAGGCCGGCAGGCGGCTGGCCAGCGACGGGAACATCAACAGCGAGCGCATCCAGGAGAGGGTCGGCTCCGTCGACGACAG GCACAAGAAGAACCGCGAGGCGGCCACGGAGCTTCTGATGAGACTGAAGGACAACCGAGATCTGCAGAAGTTCCTGCAGGACTGCCAGGAG ctgtCTCTGTGGATCAATGAGAAGATGCTCACGGCTCAGGACATGACCTACGACGAGGCCAGGAACCTGCACAGCAAGTGGCTGAAACACCAGGCCTTCATGGCCGAACTTCAGTCCAACAAGGAGTGGCTGGACAAGATCCAGAAG GATGGGATGCTGTTGGTGTCGGAGAAGCCAGAGACGGAGGTGGTGGTGAAGGAGAAGATGGCGGGGCTCCACGCCATGTGGGAGGAGCTAGAGTCGACCACGCAGACCAAAGCTCAGTGTCTGTTCGACGCCAACAAGGCCGAGCTGTTCACTCAGAGCTGCGCAGACCTGGACAAGTGGATGGGAGGCCTGGAGGGTCAGATCCAGTCCGACGACTACGGCAAAGACCTGACCTCCGTCAACATCCTGCTGAAGAAACAACAG ATGCTGGAGAAGCAGGTGGAGGTGCGGCagaaggaggtggtggagctgcAGACCCAGGTCAAGGCTCTGGGTCAGGAGGTGAAGGACACTGACGAGGTGAACAGTCGGAGGCAGCTGGTGGAGATGAAGttccaggagctgctggagccgCTTCGCTGCAGGAAGAACTTCCTGGTGGAGTCCAGAGAAATTCACCAGTTCAACCGAGACGTGGAGGACGAGATC CTGTGGGTTCAGGAGAGGATGTCCATGGTCACGTCCTCCGACCACGGACACAACCTGCAGACGGTGCAGCTGCTCATCAAGAAGAACCAG ACTCTGCAGAAGGAGATCCAGGGCCATCAGCCTCGTATCGACGACATCCTGGAGCGCAGCCGGGGCCTCCTGAAGGACGTCGTCCGCCAGCGCCTGGAAGACCTGCAGGAGCTGTGGAGGCGGCtgatggaggaggcggagcttcgcCATGGCCGGCTGGAGGAGGCACACAAAGCCCAGCAGTACTACTTTGACGCGGCCGAGGCCGAGGCTTGGATGAGCGAGCAGGAGCTGTACATGATGTCGGAGGAGAAGGCCAAG GACGAGATGAGCGCCGTCACCATGCAGAAGAAGCATCAGATCGTGGAGCAGGCGGCGGAGGACTACGCCGAGACCGTCCACCAGCTGTCCAAGACCAGCAGAGGACTGGTGACGGATGGACACCCTGAGAG tgagcgGATCGGCATGCGCCAGTCTCAGGTGGATAAACTGTACGCCGGCCTGAAGGACCTATCGGAGGAGAGGCGGGGCAAACTAGACGAGAGGCTCCGCCTCTTCCAGCTGAACCGCGAGGTGGACGACCTGGAGCAGTGGATCGCTGAGCGCGAGGTGGTGGCCGGGTCACACGAGCTGGGACAGGACTACGAGCACGTCACC ATGCTGCAGGAGCGATTCCGCGAGTTCGCCCGGGACACCGGGAACATCGGGCAGGAGCGCGTGGACGCCGTCAACCGGCTGGCGGACGAGCTCATCAACGCCGGGCACGGCGACGCGGCGACAGTAGCGGAGTGGAAGGATGGGCTGAATGAGGCCTGGGCCGACCTGCTGGAGCTCATCGACACCAGGACGCAGATCCTCGCTGCCTCCTTCGAGCTGCACAAGTTCTACCACGACGCCAAGGAGATCCTGGGACGCATCCTGGACAAACAGAAGAAGCTGCCAGAGGAGGTGGGCCGAGACCAGAACACGGTGGAGACGCTTCAGAGGATGCACACCACCTTCGAGCACGACATCCAGGCCCTGGGGACACAG GTGAGGCAGCTGCAGGATGACGCAGTGCGTCTCCAGTCGGCGTATGCCGGAGACAAAGCAGACGACATTCAGCGGCGGGAGAGCGAGGTGCTCGAGTCCTGGAGGAGTCTGCTGGAGGCCTGCGACGGAcggaggctccgcctcctcgaCACCGGAGACAAGTTCAGGTTCTTCAGCATGGTTCGGGACCTCATGCTGTGGATGGAGGATGTGATCCGGGGCATCGAGGCCCAGGAGAACCCCAG AGACGTCTCCTCTGTGGAGCTTCTCATGAACAACCACCAGGGCATCAAGGCCGAGATCGATGCCCGGAACGACAGCTTCACCGCCTGCATCGAGCTGGGGAAGAGCCTGCTGGCTAGGAAGCACTACGCCTcgggggag ATCAAAGAGAAGCTCCTGCAGCTGACAGACAAGAGGAAAGAGATGATTGACAAGTGGGAGGACCGATGGGAGTGGCTTCGACTCA TCCTGGAGGTGCACCAGTTCTCCCGTGACGCCGGTGTTGCCGAGGCCTGGCTGCTGGGTCAGGAGCCCTACCTGTCAGGTAGAGAGATGGGTCAGAGCGTGGACGACGTGGAGAAGCTCATCAAACGCCACGAGGCCTTCGAGAAGTCGGCCGCCACCTGGGAAGAGCGGTTCTCTGCTCTGGAGAGGCTGACCACG ctggagctgctggaggtgaggaggctgcaggaggaggaggagaggatgaggaggccaCCATCTCCAGAACCTGTtgtggtgctggaggaggagcctcAGCAGCACAG CGGCCTCATCACTCAGAACGGGCTCCCATCGGACCAGGACTCTCCCCGG gacgggggggaaaaaggagatCTGGTGAACGGCGTCTGCCAGCGGAGCTCCAAGGAGCCAAGTCCTGGCGCCTCGCCGACCTCCAGCAGAAAGAGTAAGACCAGCCAGTCCTCCACGCTGCCCCCCAAAggccaggaccccccccctcagctggaGGGTCTCCTGCACCGCAAGCACGAGTGGGAGGCCCCCAACAAGAAGGCCTCCAACAG GTCGTGGCACCACGTGTTCTGCGTCCTTACCAACCACGAGCTGGGCTTCTACAAAGACAGCAAGGCCGCGACTCAGGGAGCCCACTACCACAACCAGGCCCCCGTCAGCCTGAGGGAGGCCGCGTGTGACGTAGCCTCAGagtacaagaagaagaaacacgtCTTCAAACTCCG AGTGACGGATGGAAACGAGTTTCTGTTTCAAGCCAAAGATGAA GAGGAAATGAGCACCTGGATCCAGGCCATCCTGaacgccggcgccgaccggccTGACCCGGCGGGTAGCGGCCCCGGCACGCCGGCGTCGGGCCGCTCTCAGACTCTGCCCCTCGGTGGCGACTCGAGTCCCGgcaagagagagaaggacaaggagaaggagaaggagaagcgcTTCAGTCTGTTCAGCAAGAAGAAACAGTAG